In a single window of the Streptomyces cinnabarinus genome:
- a CDS encoding response regulator, with product MSTEKPIRVLVVEDDPVAADAHVMYVNRVPGFTAVGKAHTGAEARRALDRTAVDLVLLDLHLPDVHGLQLARSLRALGHHADVIAVTSARDLAVVREGVSLGVVQYVLKPFTFATLRDRLVRYAEFHASAGEASGQDEVDRALATLRAPGPVALPKGLSAPTLERVTVALRDCDEGLTATGVAEAVGISRITARRYLEHLVDAGRAARSPQYGTVGRPELQYRWVTGS from the coding sequence ATGAGCACCGAGAAACCGATCCGGGTCCTGGTCGTGGAGGACGATCCCGTCGCCGCCGACGCCCATGTCATGTACGTCAACCGGGTGCCCGGATTCACGGCGGTGGGCAAGGCGCACACCGGTGCGGAGGCGCGCCGCGCGCTGGACCGCACGGCGGTGGACCTGGTGCTGCTCGACCTCCATCTGCCGGATGTGCACGGCCTCCAACTGGCGCGCTCGCTCCGGGCGTTGGGCCACCACGCCGACGTCATAGCGGTGACCTCGGCGCGCGATCTGGCGGTGGTCCGGGAGGGCGTGTCACTGGGCGTGGTCCAGTACGTCCTGAAGCCGTTCACCTTCGCCACCCTCAGGGACCGGCTCGTCCGGTACGCCGAGTTCCACGCGTCGGCGGGCGAGGCGAGCGGCCAGGACGAGGTCGACCGCGCCCTGGCGACCCTGCGCGCGCCGGGCCCGGTGGCGCTCCCGAAGGGGCTGAGCGCGCCGACCCTGGAGCGGGTGACCGTGGCCCTGCGGGACTGCGACGAAGGCCTGACGGCAACGGGCGTCGCGGAGGCGGTGGGGATCTCGCGGATCACCGCCCGGCGGTATCTGGAACATCTGGTGGACGCCGGTCGGGCGGCGCGCAGCCCGCAGTACGGGACGGTGGGGCGGCCGGAGCTCCAGTACCGGTGGGTGACCGGTTCCTAG
- a CDS encoding tetratricopeptide repeat protein produces the protein MAPGAGGEAVLIFAVTGMGGIGKTALAVEAAHRGRGRGWFPGGTLFVDLRGYDDNPVTADQAVLALLDALGVRGPELPSTAARQYDVYRALLAERRERTLLILDNASDPAQFLELLPGTDRHRVLITSRDRPDSLPVRLIDLETLDPEESVALVTRSLYEADERDDRPGREPDALRELACLCGDLPLALQIAAAMLRRRRHRSIAVLVSEIRDAGDPTTVLDNGSPGTDLYGRSLVLRPVLETSYRRLGSEQARLLRLLCLAPGADCGTEALAALADREEGVVVRLLEDLAAASLVSVVQGGGRWRVHDLVRAFGVRVAAREEGEIGRERLLEYFLRWATEADDRLRWLPDQTRSGRFTHRAQALAWLNGERAGLVGAVQWASAERHTQRTVRLAACLSVYLRLRQPLDDGITVARAAREAAHRSGDRDDEATAWNNLDNALRAAGRTEEAIDAHTHARDLYQATGNRDGWGTVWNDLGIALRQAGRTEEAIDAHTRAHDLYRATGNRHSEAGAWINLGNALQATGRAEEAIDAHTRAHDLYQDLGDRYREGTAWNNLGVTLRHMGRGKEAIEAFGRTLEIQREFEEDWYGTGCTLYNLASAHEDIRRPAEARAYYLQSADAFTRAKAPADAAEAQSSADALT, from the coding sequence CTGGCGCCGGGGGCCGGCGGCGAGGCCGTACTGATCTTCGCCGTGACCGGGATGGGCGGCATCGGGAAGACGGCGCTGGCGGTGGAGGCGGCGCATCGGGGGCGCGGGCGGGGCTGGTTCCCCGGCGGCACGCTCTTCGTGGACCTGCGCGGCTACGACGACAACCCGGTCACCGCCGACCAGGCGGTACTGGCACTGCTGGACGCGCTCGGCGTGCGGGGGCCCGAGCTGCCGTCGACGGCGGCACGGCAGTACGACGTGTACCGGGCCCTGCTCGCCGAGCGGCGCGAGCGGACGCTGCTGATCCTCGACAACGCGTCGGATCCGGCGCAGTTCCTGGAGCTCCTGCCGGGCACCGACCGGCACCGGGTCCTGATCACCTCCCGGGACCGGCCGGACTCGCTTCCGGTGCGCCTGATCGACCTGGAGACGCTGGATCCGGAGGAGTCCGTGGCTCTGGTGACGCGATCCCTGTACGAGGCGGACGAGCGGGACGACCGGCCGGGCCGGGAGCCGGACGCATTGCGTGAACTGGCGTGCCTGTGCGGCGATTTGCCGCTCGCCCTCCAGATCGCGGCGGCGATGCTGCGGAGACGGCGGCACCGGTCAATTGCCGTGTTGGTGAGCGAGATCAGGGACGCGGGGGATCCCACGACCGTCCTCGACAACGGCAGCCCTGGCACGGATCTGTACGGGCGGTCACTGGTGTTGCGTCCGGTGCTGGAGACGTCGTACCGCCGACTGGGGTCGGAGCAGGCGCGCTTGCTGCGGCTGCTGTGTCTGGCGCCGGGGGCGGACTGCGGGACGGAGGCGTTGGCGGCGCTGGCCGATCGTGAGGAGGGGGTGGTGGTGCGGCTGCTGGAGGATCTGGCGGCGGCGTCGTTGGTTTCGGTGGTGCAGGGGGGTGGGCGGTGGCGGGTGCATGACCTGGTGCGGGCGTTTGGGGTGAGGGTGGCTGCTCGGGAGGAGGGGGAGATCGGGCGGGAGCGGTTGTTGGAGTACTTCCTGCGGTGGGCAACTGAGGCGGACGACCGGCTGCGGTGGCTGCCGGACCAGACGAGGTCGGGACGGTTCACGCACCGGGCTCAGGCGCTGGCCTGGCTGAACGGAGAGCGGGCTGGCCTGGTGGGGGCCGTGCAGTGGGCGAGCGCGGAGCGGCATACGCAGCGGACGGTGCGGCTGGCCGCATGCCTGTCGGTGTACCTGCGGTTGCGGCAACCCCTCGACGACGGGATCACCGTCGCACGGGCCGCGCGGGAGGCCGCCCACCGGTCCGGGGACCGTGACGACGAGGCCACTGCATGGAACAACCTCGACAACGCCTTGCGGGCGGCGGGCCGGACCGAAGAAGCGATCGACGCCCACACTCACGCCCGCGATCTGTACCAGGCCACCGGAAACCGCGACGGCTGGGGAACGGTATGGAACGACCTCGGCATCGCCCTGAGGCAGGCAGGCCGGACCGAAGAAGCGATCGACGCCCACACCCGCGCCCATGACCTGTACCGGGCCACCGGAAACCGCCACAGTGAGGCCGGCGCGTGGATCAACCTCGGCAACGCCCTACAGGCCACGGGCCGGGCCGAGGAGGCGATCGACGCCCACACCCGCGCCCACGATCTGTACCAAGACCTTGGGGACCGCTATCGCGAGGGCACGGCATGGAACAACCTCGGCGTCACCCTGCGGCATATGGGCCGGGGCAAGGAGGCGATCGAGGCGTTCGGCAGGACCTTGGAGATCCAGCGCGAGTTCGAGGAGGACTGGTACGGGACGGGCTGCACCCTCTACAACCTGGCGAGCGCCCACGAGGACATCCGCCGCCCAGCCGAAGCCCGCGCCTACTACCTCCAGTCCGCCGACGCCTTCACCCGAGCCAAGGCCCCCGCCGACGCCGCCGAAGCCCAATCCTCCGCAGACGCATTGACCTGA
- a CDS encoding cation:dicarboxylate symporter family transporter, translating into MPTKTSRRAAVAASSPETAPRAKRDRTHYLYIAVIIAVALGVAVGLAAPDFAVELKPIGTGFVNLIKMMISPIIFCTIVLGIGSVRKAAKVGAVGGIALAYFTVMSLVALGIGLVVGNILEPGTGLAVTDAVKDVGHAQVDAEAKDTTEFLLGIIPTTIVSAFTGGEVLQTLLVALLAGFALQAMGQAGQPILRGVEHIQRLVFRILAMVMWAAPIGAFGAIAAVTGSAGLDALKSLAVLMLGFYVTCFLFVFIVLAALLRVVSGLNIFTFFKYLGREFLLILSTSSSESALPRLIAKMEHLGVSKPVVGITVPTGYSFNLDGTMIYMTMASLFIADAMGTPMSIGEQIPLLLFLLVASKGAAGVTGAGLATLAGGLQSHKPALVDGIGLIVGIDRFMSEARALTNFAGNAVATVLIGTWTKEIDRGRVDQVLAGQLPFDEKTLLDDGHETSAEVSAEVPEQGGEKELAKA; encoded by the coding sequence ATGCCGACGAAGACGTCAAGGAGGGCAGCCGTGGCCGCCAGTTCCCCCGAAACGGCACCCAGAGCCAAACGGGACCGCACGCACTATCTCTACATCGCGGTGATCATCGCGGTCGCCCTCGGCGTCGCCGTCGGTCTCGCCGCGCCCGACTTCGCGGTCGAGCTGAAGCCGATCGGTACCGGCTTCGTGAACCTGATCAAGATGATGATCTCGCCGATCATCTTCTGCACCATCGTGCTGGGCATCGGCTCGGTACGGAAGGCCGCGAAGGTCGGCGCCGTAGGCGGTATCGCCCTCGCCTACTTCACGGTCATGTCGCTGGTCGCCCTGGGCATCGGCCTGGTCGTCGGCAACATCCTGGAGCCGGGCACCGGGCTTGCCGTCACCGACGCCGTCAAGGACGTCGGGCACGCCCAGGTCGACGCCGAGGCGAAGGACACCACCGAGTTCCTGCTCGGCATCATCCCGACCACGATCGTCTCCGCCTTCACCGGTGGCGAGGTGCTCCAGACCCTGCTCGTCGCCCTGCTCGCCGGGTTCGCGCTCCAGGCGATGGGCCAGGCCGGACAGCCGATCCTGCGCGGTGTCGAGCACATCCAGCGGCTCGTCTTCCGCATCCTCGCGATGGTGATGTGGGCGGCCCCGATCGGTGCCTTCGGCGCCATCGCGGCGGTCACCGGTTCCGCCGGTCTGGACGCGCTGAAGAGCCTCGCCGTGCTGATGCTCGGCTTCTACGTCACCTGCTTCCTCTTCGTGTTCATCGTGCTCGCGGCGCTGCTGCGGGTGGTCTCCGGCCTGAACATCTTCACGTTCTTCAAGTACCTGGGCCGTGAGTTCCTGCTGATCCTGTCCACCTCCTCCTCCGAGTCCGCGCTGCCGCGGCTCATCGCGAAGATGGAGCACCTGGGTGTCAGCAAGCCGGTGGTCGGCATCACCGTCCCGACCGGCTACTCCTTCAACCTCGACGGCACCATGATCTACATGACCATGGCGTCCCTGTTCATCGCCGACGCCATGGGTACGCCGATGTCGATCGGCGAGCAGATCCCGCTGCTGCTCTTCCTGCTGGTCGCCTCGAAGGGCGCGGCCGGTGTGACGGGTGCGGGTCTGGCCACCCTCGCGGGCGGTCTCCAGTCGCACAAGCCGGCCCTGGTGGACGGTATCGGCCTCATCGTCGGCATCGACCGCTTCATGAGCGAGGCCCGCGCCCTGACGAACTTCGCGGGCAACGCGGTGGCCACGGTGCTGATCGGCACCTGGACCAAGGAGATCGACCGCGGCCGGGTCGACCAGGTGCTGGCCGGTCAGCTCCCGTTCGACGAGAAGACGCTGCTCGACGACGGGCACGAGACGTCGGCCGAGGTGTCGGCGGAAGTGCCGGAGCAGGGCGGCGAGAAGGAGCTCGCCAAGGCGTAG
- a CDS encoding MarR family winged helix-turn-helix transcriptional regulator: MSSELNTGVLLFLPYRALENRVFAALAEAGFDDFTPAQARVMQRIGPHGTRLTDLAEQAQVTKQTAGFLVDQLEKAGYVRRVPDPTDKRARLVCVAEKASAAKEVADAVVARVEREWEEHLGRLRMRQLREALTLLREITDPWAPGGEE; the protein is encoded by the coding sequence GTGTCAAGCGAGCTCAACACCGGCGTCCTGCTCTTCCTCCCCTACCGTGCCCTGGAGAACCGCGTCTTCGCCGCCCTCGCCGAGGCCGGCTTCGACGACTTCACCCCGGCCCAGGCCCGGGTCATGCAGCGCATCGGCCCCCACGGCACCCGCCTCACCGACCTGGCCGAGCAGGCCCAGGTGACCAAGCAGACGGCGGGGTTCCTGGTCGACCAGCTGGAGAAGGCCGGGTATGTGCGCCGCGTACCGGACCCCACCGACAAGCGGGCCCGCCTGGTGTGCGTCGCGGAAAAGGCGTCGGCGGCCAAGGAGGTCGCCGACGCCGTGGTCGCGCGGGTGGAGCGGGAATGGGAGGAGCACCTCGGCAGGCTGCGGATGAGGCAGCTGCGCGAGGCGCTCACTCTGCTCAGGGAGATCACCGATCCCTGGGCACCCGGCGGGGAGGAATAG
- a CDS encoding maleylpyruvate isomerase family mycothiol-dependent enzyme, whose product MIPVAVVLETDERWRIVDEQRTTLADLLEALPPSAWETPTACGDWRVRDVVAHLTLAPRFSYGDLMRDWVRARGNLDRLIHDTAVREAARPTPEILSNLRAIVGSRRLAPMTTPREPLLDILVHGNDIARALGLQREMPPAAARDAADRVCTTRFPLRLWPRPRARLVATDIEWEAGEGEEIRAPIATLLLLLTGRTPAESEA is encoded by the coding sequence GTGATTCCTGTGGCCGTGGTCCTGGAGACGGACGAGCGCTGGCGGATCGTCGACGAGCAACGGACGACGCTGGCGGACCTGCTGGAAGCTCTGCCCCCGTCCGCCTGGGAGACCCCGACGGCGTGCGGTGACTGGCGGGTGCGTGATGTGGTGGCCCATCTGACGCTGGCGCCCCGCTTCTCGTACGGCGACCTGATGCGGGACTGGGTGCGGGCGAGGGGCAACCTGGACCGTCTGATCCATGACACGGCGGTGCGCGAGGCGGCCAGGCCGACCCCGGAGATCCTCTCCAACCTCCGGGCGATCGTCGGCTCACGCCGGCTGGCGCCCATGACCACTCCGCGCGAACCCCTTCTGGACATCCTGGTCCACGGCAATGACATCGCCCGGGCCCTTGGTCTCCAGCGCGAGATGCCGCCGGCGGCGGCCCGGGACGCGGCGGACCGCGTCTGCACGACGCGCTTCCCGCTCCGTCTCTGGCCTCGTCCGCGGGCCCGTCTGGTGGCGACGGACATCGAGTGGGAGGCGGGAGAGGGTGAGGAGATCAGGGCTCCCATAGCGACCCTGCTCCTCCTTCTCACGGGCCGAACCCCGGCCGAGTCCGAGGCTTGA
- a CDS encoding Lrp/AsnC family transcriptional regulator yields MAFDALDRQILALLQTDGRIKLSELGRRVRLSPAAVTERVRRLEAAGVISGYGAQVVPARLGYGIQAFIRVNPHGGYNLKHPRTLELIERPEITEVHHVVGEDCWILKVAVHDTVHLEEVLEAVSALGRTTTSIVLTSPVERKPLLP; encoded by the coding sequence GTGGCCTTCGACGCGCTGGACCGGCAGATCCTCGCGCTCCTGCAGACGGACGGCCGGATCAAGCTCAGCGAGCTGGGCCGCCGGGTCCGGCTGAGCCCGGCGGCGGTCACCGAGCGGGTGCGCCGACTGGAGGCGGCGGGCGTGATCAGCGGCTACGGCGCCCAGGTCGTCCCGGCCCGGCTCGGCTACGGCATCCAGGCGTTCATCCGGGTCAATCCGCACGGCGGCTACAACCTGAAGCACCCGCGGACCCTGGAGCTGATCGAGCGCCCGGAGATCACCGAGGTGCATCACGTGGTCGGCGAGGACTGCTGGATCCTCAAGGTCGCCGTCCATGACACGGTCCACCTGGAGGAGGTCCTCGAAGCGGTCTCCGCGCTCGGCCGCACGACCACGTCGATCGTGCTCACCTCTCCCGTGGAGCGCAAACCGCTGTTGCCTTGA
- a CDS encoding ATP-binding protein, protein MRFPVPRPRSLAGQLFAVQAVLIAVLVAGYALFTYVSDQSQAEDAAGRQALAVARSVADSPSVRQAIRTDDPTASLQPYALHVQQDTGVDFVTIMDTRGIRWTHPNPDEIGQRFIGHIDDALKGETFTETYTGTLGPSVRAVTPIWDDGKIVGLVSAGIKVEEISKRAQDQLTALIGVAGGALALGAVGTYVINARLRRHTHNMNAAELSRMHDYHQAALHAVREGLLMLDGQFRVALINDGGRELLGVSDEAVGTSVAELGLPPSLTGALLASEPRVDEVHLTADRVLVVNTSPVSGGERRGTVVTLRDVTELQSLMGELDSERGFTQALRSQAHEAANRLHTVVSLIELGRAEEAVEFATAELELAQALTDQVVAAVGEPVLAALLLGKTAQANERGVELVVSEDSRLDDGLLPASLPARDLVTILGNLIDNAVDAAQGSVRARVTVTAYTEASELVLRVSDTGTGVDPAHAEAVFERGFSTKPAAGPGGRGLGLALVRQAVGRHEGTLTVAGAAEGGAEFEVRLPLGVVRAGEGVVSGGAVSGGDV, encoded by the coding sequence ATGCGCTTTCCCGTCCCCCGCCCCCGCAGCCTGGCCGGCCAGCTGTTCGCCGTGCAGGCCGTGCTGATAGCGGTGCTCGTGGCCGGATACGCGCTGTTCACCTACGTCAGCGACCAGAGCCAGGCCGAGGACGCGGCGGGCCGCCAGGCGCTGGCGGTGGCCCGCTCGGTGGCCGACTCCCCCTCGGTACGGCAGGCGATCCGCACCGACGACCCCACCGCCTCGCTCCAGCCGTACGCGCTGCATGTGCAGCAGGACACCGGGGTCGACTTCGTCACGATCATGGACACCCGGGGCATCCGCTGGACCCACCCCAACCCGGACGAGATCGGCCAGCGCTTCATCGGCCATATCGACGACGCGCTCAAGGGCGAGACGTTCACCGAGACCTACACCGGCACCCTCGGCCCGTCCGTACGGGCGGTCACGCCGATCTGGGACGACGGGAAGATCGTCGGCCTGGTCAGCGCGGGCATCAAGGTCGAGGAGATCAGCAAGCGGGCGCAGGACCAGCTGACCGCGCTGATCGGGGTGGCGGGCGGCGCGCTGGCGCTGGGCGCGGTGGGCACGTATGTGATCAACGCCCGGCTGCGGCGGCACACCCACAACATGAACGCCGCCGAGCTGAGCCGGATGCACGACTACCACCAGGCCGCGCTGCACGCGGTGCGCGAGGGGCTGCTGATGCTGGACGGGCAGTTCCGGGTGGCGCTGATCAACGACGGCGGCCGGGAGCTGCTCGGCGTCTCGGACGAGGCGGTGGGCACCTCGGTCGCCGAACTCGGGCTGCCGCCCTCGCTCACGGGCGCGCTGCTGGCCTCGGAGCCGAGGGTGGACGAGGTGCATCTGACGGCGGACCGGGTGCTGGTGGTGAACACCTCGCCGGTGTCCGGCGGGGAGCGCCGGGGCACGGTCGTCACACTGCGCGATGTCACCGAACTCCAGTCCCTGATGGGCGAGCTGGACTCCGAGCGCGGCTTCACCCAGGCGCTGCGCTCACAGGCGCACGAGGCCGCCAACCGGCTGCACACGGTGGTCTCGCTGATCGAGCTGGGGCGGGCCGAGGAGGCGGTGGAGTTCGCCACGGCCGAGCTGGAGCTGGCGCAGGCCCTGACCGACCAGGTCGTGGCGGCGGTCGGCGAGCCGGTGCTGGCGGCACTGCTGCTGGGCAAGACGGCGCAGGCGAACGAGCGGGGCGTGGAGCTGGTGGTGTCGGAGGACAGCCGGCTCGACGACGGACTGCTGCCGGCCTCGCTGCCCGCCCGGGACCTGGTGACGATCCTCGGCAACCTGATCGACAACGCGGTGGACGCGGCGCAGGGCAGTGTGCGGGCGCGGGTCACGGTGACGGCGTACACGGAGGCGTCCGAGCTGGTCCTGCGGGTCTCGGACACGGGCACCGGGGTGGACCCGGCGCACGCCGAGGCGGTCTTCGAGCGCGGCTTCTCGACCAAGCCGGCCGCCGGGCCCGGCGGGCGGGGCCTCGGTCTCGCGCTGGTCCGTCAGGCGGTGGGCCGGCACGAGGGGACCCTGACGGTGGCGGGCGCCGCCGAGGGCGGGGCGGAGTTCGAGGTACGGCTGCCCCTGGGCGTCGTACGGGCCGGTGAGGGCGTAGTTTCTGGGGGCGCAGTCTCTGGAGGCGACGTATGA
- a CDS encoding 5'-methylthioadenosine/S-adenosylhomocysteine nucleosidase, translating into MSQTSPTVVVLTALAVEYDAVRAHLGDEIEELVHEDGTRVECGRLAGTDWRLAVAELGEGAVNASALTTQILGWLRPQAVLFVGVAGSLKEDVDVGDVVIGTKVYAVQGGKVTPEGFHARPEVWHGSNRLLQAARSALRGQNGVRGHLKPIACGDVVLTDEKSAFAEFIKHTYDDANAIEMEGAGAVHAAHVSGQLDALVIRGISDRANPEKSSEDKGGSQERAAAQAASVAVGVLRKHRPRGSGDSATSKEGPQYGGDHIDFRGGVFNGPVIGKRVDRDR; encoded by the coding sequence GTGTCGCAGACTTCACCCACCGTCGTCGTCCTGACCGCCCTGGCCGTCGAGTACGACGCCGTACGCGCCCATCTCGGCGACGAGATCGAGGAGTTGGTCCACGAGGACGGAACCCGTGTGGAGTGCGGGCGGCTCGCCGGCACCGACTGGAGGCTGGCCGTGGCCGAGCTGGGCGAGGGAGCGGTGAACGCGTCCGCGCTGACGACCCAGATCCTGGGCTGGCTGCGCCCGCAGGCGGTGCTGTTCGTGGGCGTCGCGGGCTCCCTGAAGGAGGACGTCGACGTCGGTGACGTGGTGATCGGCACGAAGGTGTACGCCGTGCAGGGCGGCAAGGTGACTCCCGAGGGGTTCCACGCCCGCCCCGAGGTATGGCACGGGTCGAACCGCCTGTTGCAGGCGGCGCGCTCCGCGCTGCGCGGACAGAACGGGGTGCGGGGGCATCTGAAGCCGATCGCCTGCGGAGATGTCGTGCTGACGGACGAGAAGTCGGCGTTCGCCGAGTTCATCAAGCACACCTACGACGACGCGAACGCGATCGAGATGGAGGGCGCGGGCGCGGTCCACGCGGCGCATGTCAGCGGCCAGTTGGACGCGCTGGTGATCCGGGGGATCAGCGACCGGGCGAACCCGGAGAAGTCCTCTGAGGACAAGGGCGGTTCGCAGGAGCGGGCGGCCGCGCAGGCGGCTTCGGTGGCCGTGGGCGTGCTGCGCAAGCACCGGCCTCGTGGAAGCGGCGACTCCGCCACCTCCAAGGAGGGGCCCCAATACGGCGGCGACCACATCGACTTCCGGGGCGGCGTCTTCAACGGGCCCGTTATCGGCAAGCGGGTCGACCGGGACCGGTAG
- a CDS encoding aldo/keto reductase → MRYRTLGEARVSAIGLGAMPLSIEGRPDERRALATVHAALDAGVTLLDAADSYHLPGEAPGHSELLVARALATYGGRLDDVLVATKGGRGRPADGSWTVNGDPDWLRSAAEASLKRLGVESIGLYQLHKPDPAVPFEESVGTLRELAEEGKIRLVGISNTDVDQIQAAHAILGDRLVSVQNRYSPAVRDSEAELRLCAELGLAFLPWSPLGGISRSSLDGPSRMAGGAGRLEAFHAVARERGVSAQQVCLAWLLSLSPTVVPIPGASRPETIRDSARAADLVLSAPERARLDEAVRDR, encoded by the coding sequence ATGCGGTACCGCACACTTGGCGAGGCGCGCGTGAGCGCGATTGGGCTCGGCGCGATGCCGCTGTCCATCGAGGGGCGACCGGACGAGCGGCGGGCCCTGGCCACCGTGCACGCGGCGCTGGACGCCGGGGTCACCCTGCTGGACGCAGCCGACTCCTACCATCTGCCCGGCGAGGCTCCCGGCCACAGCGAACTGCTGGTCGCGCGGGCGCTCGCCACGTACGGCGGCCGCCTGGACGACGTGCTGGTGGCCACGAAGGGCGGCAGAGGCCGCCCCGCCGACGGCAGTTGGACGGTGAACGGCGACCCTGACTGGCTGCGGTCGGCGGCGGAGGCCTCCCTGAAGCGGCTCGGCGTGGAGTCGATCGGCCTCTACCAGCTCCACAAGCCCGATCCCGCGGTCCCCTTCGAGGAATCGGTGGGCACGCTGCGGGAGTTGGCCGAAGAGGGCAAGATCCGGCTCGTCGGGATCTCCAACACGGACGTCGACCAGATCCAGGCGGCCCACGCGATCCTCGGCGACCGGCTGGTGTCGGTGCAGAACCGGTACTCGCCCGCGGTCCGGGACAGCGAGGCGGAGCTGAGGCTGTGCGCGGAGCTGGGTCTGGCGTTCCTGCCGTGGAGTCCGTTGGGCGGGATCTCGCGCAGTTCCCTGGACGGGCCGTCGCGGATGGCGGGTGGCGCTGGCCGGTTGGAGGCGTTCCACGCCGTGGCGCGGGAGCGGGGCGTGAGTGCGCAACAGGTATGCCTGGCCTGGCTGTTGAGCCTGTCCCCGACTGTCGTCCCGATCCCCGGGGCAAGTCGTCCGGAGACGATCCGGGACTCGGCGAGGGCGGCTGACCTGGTGCTGAGCGCGCCGGAGCGGGCGCGGCTGGACGAGGCCGTCAGGGACCGGTGA
- a CDS encoding NAD-dependent epimerase/dehydratase family protein, with product MVMEKAREAKVREAKVREVLVIGGNRYFGKRLIRRLLAAGDRVTVLNRGSAAPPAGALHLVADRDDENSLRAALGSRTFDVVVDQVCYTPRQAALARRVFTGRTRRYVMTSTVEVYEYEDSPAALVPESAVDPRTVAVDLGLPWEDSEFLDSHYGEGKRQAEAVLAADPAFPYVAVRVAHVLGGDDDFTGRLAHYADRIRTGAPVAVPLANRPATYIHVEEIADFLAWAAGADFTGPVNAASHGLLSTEDLCEAIAARLPGGRVEPRGVEVGEVSPLSFTRSYGMDNTRATRLGFTFGEARQWLPKAVAETLGKGD from the coding sequence ATGGTCATGGAAAAGGCGCGAGAGGCAAAGGTACGAGAGGCAAAGGTACGAGAGGTACTCGTCATCGGCGGGAACCGCTATTTCGGCAAGCGGCTGATCCGCCGGCTGCTGGCCGCGGGTGACCGTGTCACGGTCCTCAATCGCGGCTCCGCCGCTCCGCCCGCCGGAGCCCTGCACCTCGTCGCCGACCGCGACGACGAGAACTCCCTGCGCGCGGCGCTCGGTTCCCGCACCTTCGACGTCGTGGTCGACCAGGTCTGCTACACCCCGCGACAAGCGGCGCTGGCCCGGCGGGTGTTCACGGGTCGCACGCGACGGTACGTGATGACCTCGACGGTCGAGGTGTACGAGTACGAGGACTCCCCCGCGGCCCTGGTCCCGGAGTCGGCCGTCGACCCGCGCACGGTCGCGGTCGATCTCGGACTCCCCTGGGAAGACTCGGAGTTCCTGGACTCCCACTACGGCGAGGGCAAGCGCCAGGCGGAGGCGGTCCTCGCCGCGGACCCCGCCTTCCCGTACGTCGCCGTGCGTGTCGCCCATGTCCTGGGCGGCGACGACGACTTCACCGGCCGGCTCGCCCACTACGCGGACCGGATCCGCACGGGCGCACCGGTCGCGGTCCCGCTCGCGAACCGCCCCGCCACCTACATCCACGTCGAGGAGATCGCCGACTTCCTGGCCTGGGCCGCGGGCGCGGACTTCACCGGCCCGGTCAACGCCGCCTCCCACGGCCTGCTGAGCACCGAGGACCTGTGCGAGGCGATCGCGGCACGACTGCCCGGGGGCCGGGTGGAGCCGCGGGGTGTCGAGGTCGGCGAGGTCTCCCCGCTCTCCTTCACCCGTTCCTACGGCATGGACAACACCCGGGCCACGCGGCTCGGCTTCACCTTCGGCGAGGCACGGCAATGGCTGCCGAAGGCGGTCGCCGAGACCCTCGGGAAGGGCGACTGA
- a CDS encoding TetR/AcrR family transcriptional regulator, with translation MPPTSPPSTPRARYRAQVRDEIKSRAWEQIAGAGASALSLNAIAKQMGMSGPALYRYFANRDELITELIRDAYRSLADRCQATAKSGTDLAGLAGTLREWALEDPHRYFLVYGTPVPGYQAPPDTTLIASEIMAVLLDASASEEASDDPFDAHIAEHRSWAGDHPAPAAALHRALTFWTRLHGVLSLELAGHFTGMGFDPAELYAAETRGLTGP, from the coding sequence ATGCCCCCCACCTCGCCCCCGAGCACCCCCCGCGCCCGCTACCGCGCCCAGGTCCGGGACGAGATCAAGAGCCGGGCCTGGGAGCAGATCGCCGGGGCCGGTGCCTCCGCCCTCTCCCTGAACGCCATCGCCAAGCAGATGGGCATGAGCGGCCCCGCCCTCTACCGGTACTTCGCCAACCGCGACGAGCTGATCACCGAGCTGATCAGGGACGCCTACCGCAGCCTCGCCGACCGCTGCCAGGCCACCGCCAAGTCCGGTACCGACCTCGCCGGCCTCGCCGGAACCCTGCGCGAATGGGCCCTGGAAGACCCCCACCGGTACTTCCTGGTCTACGGCACCCCCGTCCCCGGCTACCAGGCGCCCCCGGACACCACCCTGATCGCCTCCGAGATCATGGCCGTACTCCTCGATGCCTCCGCGTCCGAGGAGGCATCGGACGACCCCTTCGACGCGCACATCGCCGAGCACCGCTCCTGGGCGGGCGACCACCCCGCCCCGGCCGCCGCCCTGCACCGCGCGCTCACCTTCTGGACCCGGCTGCACGGCGTACTGTCCCTCGAACTCGCCGGCCACTTCACCGGCATGGGCTTCGACCCCGCCGAGCTGTACGCCGCCGAGACCCGGGGACTCACCGGTCCCTGA